A region of the candidate division WOR-3 bacterium genome:
TCAACATGCAAAGTTAACCTAAAGGTGTCAGACTTTACCCATACAAGCCTAACACGGTTTGTATCAAAACTCTGCCTTACCCAGCTTGTATCAGCATAAAACCATTCTCCGTATACATTGTCACTCTTAAGATATATATGTGAAAAGAGATTGACAACATTTATAAAAGGCGTCGGATCAGTGCTATCTTTTACCCAGAAGCTTTTGTCTATACCAACGAGAATAGGGGTTCCATCCGGTTCTGGTAATTGCGCCAGCTGGATTGCAGCCTCACTATTATTAACATCTTCATTTGTTTGATTCAACTCAGTAGAGACAACGGCCGCTTCATCATCATAGTCCGTAGCAGGTTCCTTACAGGAAAAGAAGGCGAAACTTAAAGCTAACACTACCAACACACTCACACATTTCATCATCCACCTCCTGTAAAAAATTCTATGCCTAAGCTAATAAAAAGTCAAGAAGCATTAATTGAATTTTCTAAGAAATTCTAATAGAAGATAAGCGCCCCTCTCCTTTAGCATGCCAAAGAAATACCCCCTACTTCTTGGGTCCTTAAAAACCGGGAATTCAGAAAAATCTATCAAAACCCTCAAAGGCTCTTCCCATATCAAATGGGAAGCTTCTGGTTCAATCTTCCCCTTTAAAATAGAATATAAAGCCAACCAGAGTAATCTTAACTCTTGGGAATCCTTTTCAATATATTCTCTTAATGAGCATAGGGATTCGTAATCAAGATAATCCACTTCACCCTTACAAAGGTAGCTTACACCTGCGGCGTAGAGTATTGATTCGGCCTTCCTAAGGCTAAAATCAGAATAACCTTCAAGCTCTTTTGCCTCTTTAAGATATTTTTTTGCAGCCTCACAATTCTCCATCAAGCATTCTAAAACAGCACAGTAAACCTTTATCTGAAAAAGTTTTTCGCTATCATTGAGCTTAACGTACATTTCTTCTGACTTTAAGAAAGACTCCTTCGCTTCCTTAAACCTTCCCAACCTGTAATTTAATATCCCGTTCAAAAAGAAAAGGATGGCGACGCGGGAGGGATGAAGACTGGGATAATTTACAATCACTGAATCAAGGAGTTCCTTTCCCTTCTCAAAATCAAATAACTCAAGGTACACATTTACAAGATTTATTGTAGACTCAGCTACATAACTTGGCAATTTTAAATCAAGGAAAATTCTCCTTGCTTCTAAATAGGAATTCTTTGCTTTTTCAAGGGCTCTCTTATTGAAATACACTCTTCCTAAATTGTGCATGACAATTGCTAATAAGAATCTACTTCCTGAATTTTTTATCACAGACAATGCTTCTTGCAGGTAGTCTTCTGCAACATCAAATTTCCACAACCCAAGGTATATCTGGCTTAAATTTATTAAAATTTTTGCCCGTGCAGTAAGTTCACCTAACTCTTCAAAAATGGATTTGGCCTTTTCGTAATAATAGATTGCCCTTTCATAATTTTTGCAAACTTGTTCAATGTTGCCTAATAAATTAAAATCTGCACCGAGCGTCCTTAAGGCATCCCATGTACTCAACCCATATTTTTCGATAATTTCAATACTTACATTAACATACTTTCTTGCACTTTCGTAATCTCCAATTCTCCAATAAACCCAAGCTTTTTTATAGTTGGCGTATGAACTGATTTCAGGATCATCAGAATTTACGGCTTCTTCAAGATAACTGAAAGCTTCCTCAAACCTCGATAACTTCTCGTAAATACTGGAAATTAGAATTTTGTACTTTAGCCTTAATGTATCCCCCTCAGCAATCTCCCCAATATGAGAATTTAGTAAACTCAAGGAACTTTCGAAATCACCAAGACCCTCAAGACACTGAGCTATTTTATAAACAGACTTTGGAGTCTCTCTAAGATTTTTGTAACACTGTAAAGCATAAGAGTAAAATCCTTTTGAAAAAGCGAGATCTCCAGCAGTTTCATAATAAAGGGCTGCTTTACTTGTGTCACCAAATCTCTCATAATGATAGGCTATCATAAAAAGCATGTATTCATCTTTAGCTTCAACTTTTTCCAATTGCTGAGCAACCAAACTATGAAGCCTTTCTCTTTCCTTTTTGGTTATTAACGAATAAACTGCCTCCCGTAATAGCTCGTTTTTAAAAATATACTCGAAGTCACCCTGAATAAATGACTTTCCCTGCGAAATAATAAAACCATTTTTTTCCAGTTCATTTAACTCTTCCCCAATCGATTTTCCAACTATTACTTCCAGTACGCCCCGCCAGAAATGCCTTCCAATTACCGAGGCAACTTTCAAAATCTCCTTCAAGGGTTCCGAAAGGTTATCGACTGCAGAAACCAACAGTCCATTAATAGACCCAGGAATCTCGTATTGTTCCTCTTTAATTCGTAAAGGGTTAAATTCCAGAAGCCCCTTGTCTCTCAAAAAGTAAATAAGTTCTTCGATGAAATAAGGATTGCCTTTCGTTTTTTCAAGCATTACACTAAAAAATTCCTCAGAGATTGAATCGGCCGGGACCTGCAAGATTGTAGAACAAACTTTTTTAACAAAATCTTCCCCCAACCCCTTCAGTTCCATCTTAAAGTCCACGGGAAAATACCCAAGGGACTCCCTCGAAATACACAATACGATAATATTCCCCAAGGTAATCTTCTTTGAACACTCATTTAAAAAGTATCGCGACTCGCTATCAATAAACTGGCAATCATCGAGAAAAATAATGAAGTTAACGACATCCTTAGCCAGGAATTCGAATAATCCCTGCATGCTTGCTAAAAACTCCTTAATTAATTCATCAGAAAACTGCATTTTTCCATTAAGAAAGGTGGATATTCTCTCCCCCAAAATGTCTGCATCTATTTTCGAAAGAGCATGATTTTTCTGTAGATACTCAGATATAGTCTCTTGAGTTTTCCATGAATAGGGCACTACCGCTGATAATATATCTTCCAATATTTTTCTTAAGGCATAGAGAGGCTGCTGTTTAATAGGATCGCACCTAAAAAAAGATACTTTAGCTTTCGGTAAAATCGTTGTAATTCTCTCCTTAAATTCTGAGCACAACCTGGTTTTCCCTATTCCCGCCTCTCCTGTGATTTCGCAAAAATGGACGCCCGGTTTTGATGATTTGTCCAACACCCATTTTTCCAGCTCTAAAATCTCAGCTTCCCTTCCTACAAAAGGTGTCTTAAAACGACCGCGGATGGAGAACTCACTCTCCACCGGTTTCTCCCCTACAACTTCAAACACCTTCACCGGTTCTTCTCTGCCTTTAACTTTAAAGGTTCCTACATCTTTAAAGTAAAAATTCTGAAATGTTAAACTTACGACAGAATCAGTTACGTATACTTTCCCAGGTTCAGCTATGTCTTCGATTCTCTGTGCAACATTGACTGTATCGCCCAAAACGGTAGGTTTTTCACCCGCAATGGAAGACCACAATACTTCTCCGACATTGATCCCTATCCTCATCTTAACTTCTGTTCCTCTCTGAGTATTCACCTCTTCTAAGTGCTTTTGCATGGCAAGCGCAGTTATAACGGCCCGCCTTGCATCGTCTCCATAGGAAACAGGCGCGCCGAAAACCGCCATCACTGCATCCCCTATGAATTTATCAAGATATCCACCATTTCTCTCAATTATCTCCTTAAACTTCCTAAAAATACTGTCAATCAGCTCCTGCAAATCCTCTGGGTCAAGAAATTCAGACAGAGAGGTAAACCCCTTAATGTCACCGAACAAAACGGCGACTATCCTCCTTTCGGGTTTAACACTGGATCTATTGTCAATTCCCATTTTATCCATTATTATATAGCATCATGTGGGTTTTGTGGGGAATTTTAACTGGGCTTATCGCAGGAATAGTAAGCGGCTTCTTCGGAGTTGGTGGGGCTACAGTAATTACCCCCATTCTCATTTACTTCTTCAAAATGTCACAACACAAGGCGCAAGGGACGTCCCTTGCAGCCCTTCTTTTACCTGTGGGATTCCTTGCTTTTTTACAATACTATAAAACGGGCAACTCCGATCTTAAACTCGGACTAACAATAGCCATTGGACTTTTCTTAGGTGGATTAATTGGGGGTATACTGGCTCAGAAAACGGACCCTTACTATTTAAGGAAAGCTTTTGCTATATTTCTAATCCTTGTCGGCCTTCAACTCTTTTTTAAAAAATAGCAGTCAGAATCTATCCTTAATTTTATAAAAAATTTTACCCCCGGCGTAGCCTATAAGGGCACCGGCAACGACATCCGTTGGCCAGTGCCTTCGCAAATAGACCCTTGAAATAGCAACACCAGTTGCCCAAAGATATAAGGGAACTCTATATTTCGGGTACATTGAACTATAAAAAGACGCAACATAAAAAGCCGTGGTAGCATGCCCTGAAGGGAAAGAAGAATTACTCCGATTAGTCACACCATCGGGACGCTCCCTATTAGTAATGTACTTAATTGTCTGCATTAATAACGACGTTGCGCCAAGACCAAGCACATAAGACCTCATAACCGGCTTTTGGCAATCTCCCCAGAAAGCCCAGTAGAGCATAGAACCGAACATCACAACCTCACCATTTCCACTACTTGTAAATGTTTGAAAAACAAAATCTGACACAGGCGCATGCAATCCTTCTGAAATGATCTTTAGCCCTGAAGAATCAATGCTTCCAAGTGAAAAAGCAAGGAGTAATTCTGCAAAAATCCTCATAAAAGCCTCCTTTGAATCTCTTCCTCCTTTAAATTTTCCAAAATTTCAATCACTTTTAACTTGCTACGAAATCCTGAAAGGATCCTCACTGAAGATCTATTTACTCCAAGCTTCTCTGAAATAAAGCCTAATAAGTCTTCGTTAGCCTGGCCTTCAATGGGCGGTTTCTTTACTTTTATTATATAAATTCCCTCTGAATATTTCGCACCGTATTCCTTTGCGCCTGGCTGAACCTTAACCCTAATTTTCACTCCCATTGCTAAATTATAATATCCATTTTGCGAATATCATCACTATAAGAACCTTGACATTTACTCTCAAAGAGCGTATAATATTGTATATAATATTAAAACGATGGAAGAAATTATTCTTAAAGATCCGCTTACAGGGCTTTACCATCACAACTACTTCATCATTAAAATGAACGAGGAAATCTCCCGTGCAAAGAGGAAAGGCGAACCAGTTAGCCTGCTCTTTATCGATATGGACTTCTTCAAAATGATTAACGATAATTTCGGGCATCAGGTCGGTGATGAGGTACTGAAGCAATTTGCCGTAAATCTTAAGTCGATTGTTAGGGAATCAGATTTACTATTCAGATACGGAGGTGATGAATTTACAATTATTCTTCCTGATGTCTCAATGGACGAAGCCATCAAGATAGCAGAACGAATAAAAAACCAACTGGAAAATGACGGATACGGACCCTCGAAAAACTTAAAGATCTCTCTAAGCGTAGGTATTTCTCAATTCCCCATTGATGCTACCACTCCGGAAGAACTCATAAAAAAAGCGGATGAACGATCCTTAATCAGCAAAAGAACGGGGAGAGGTAAAATAGTTTTCGGAAACGAAGTACAGGAAGAAATTAAAAGCTTATCTTTATCAGAACTTCGAATCATTGGAAGAGAAAGGGAAATAAATCTCATCTCAAAAGCCCTATCTGATTTTTCAACAACGGGGAAAAAATTCATATTAATCCTCAAAGGTGTCAAGGGTGTAGGATTTAACAAGATTATTAGAGGAAACCTTAAAACTCGGTAAAGTATTAGATCTCAAAACGCTTAGCGTAAAAATGGGCGAGAAGGAAGCCGGAGAGCCCTTTCCTCTCCTCAAAGCGATAATAAGAAGCCTTGTATTAGAACAGAACTTTATCCCTGAAGATGAAGTCATAAAAAACGTAGTCAACTTTTTCCTTCCAGAATTTTTTAGTAGTAAAAATACCATCACGATTACTATGAACGAATCGAAGGTCCTCCCGGTAGTTGGCGAAATGCTCTTTGCATTCGCAGGAGATGAACGATTATTAATAACCATTGATAATGGTCATCTACTAACCAGTAGATGTCTGCTACACTTAGCACAAATTTTAAAGCAGGATAAAAATTCCCAAATCTCATTAGTAATGACTTCCAGAACCCAATCTCATATTTTAGAAGGCCTAAAAACGGTTGCGGATGAGATCCGCACCTTAGAGATACAACCTTTAATGCGTGAAGAAGTAAAAACGATGCTTTGGCAAATACTAAGGTTTGAACCTGATGAAGAATTCCTTGACTGGGTTATGGCTAAAACCGGTGGCAGACCACTGTACATTGACAAATTGTTAAATGCTCTACTGATATCTAAAAAGCTAATTCCAGGCGAAACGAAATGGATATTAAGCGACACATACTACACATTGAGTGAAAGCATCGCACTACCTTTAGCCGAGGAAATTCACTACTTAAACCCAAAAGAAAAAGAGGTTCTGGATTTTTGTGCTGTTTATAACATTGATTTCTCGATAGCTTTCGTGGCACAGGCTTTAGATTTATCTGTTTCAGAAACTCTGGAAATCTTCGATAACCTCGCAAGAAACGGATACATCGAAGAGGTTATACCATATACCATTTATCGCTTTTCGAACCCTTTCGTTCGAGAGGTCATCTATGCACAGATCCCAAAAGAAAAACGCACAAAAATCCACTTCAAAATTGCAAAAATATTAGACGAAAATCCTGAAGAAACGTCAAGACTTAATCCACAAGTTCTCTATGAGCATTTCATAAACGGAGGAATGGAAAGCAAAGCCATACCATACATCGAACTTTTGATTAAGAACTCCATTAAAAAAAGAGAATTCAAAAAGGCAATTAGATACATACAGAGAATTTTTGAAATTGCAGAATTTAAGCTGCAAGTTTCAGAAAAAATAGGTCTTATAAGACAAATGGGCATGTGCTTGAGATGTACAGGCGAATACGAGGAAGCTCTTAATAAACTAAAAATCGCACTGGATCTTGCCATAAGATACAATGAAAAATATGAAGAAGCTTTAATAAGACTCGAAATGGCCTGGATACAGCACGAATTGGAACTTAAAACAGAATTATTGCTCAATATTGAAGAAATCCTAAAAATTGCAAACCAGATAAAGAACAATGAAATTCTCGCAAAGGCGATGATTTACAAGGCGTTGTACTATCAAGATTTTGAGAAAAATGTTACCAAAGCTATTCTCACCTATGAGGAAATAATTGAGCTTATAAAAGAAGAGGAAAACCACGAAATTCTCTCGAAAATATATGGAAATCTTGGTAAATGCTATACGCAATTGAAGCAACACGCGAAAGCAAAAGAATCCTTCGAAATCGCTCTATACCACGCAAGGTTGTGCAACAATCCTGAATACTTGGCATCTATTATGTTAAATTACGGAACAACCCAGTTCATAATCCAGGACGTAGAAAATAGCAGAATAACCTTTGAAAAAACTTTTGAGTTAGTCAAAACGGAAAATATAACGCACCTATTGCCCCATGTCTTACAAAATCTTGCAATGATATATTCCAATTATGGAGAATATGCTATTAGTATCAGCTATCTCGAAAAAGCAGTGGAATATGCAAGAGAAATGAAATTGGAACTCGAGGAGCTGAAGTATTTACTATTGCTTTATGGGGTAAGATCATATCTTGGGGAACACAGGTACCTGGCTTCCAAATTAAATGAAATTCTTGAGATCTCCAAAAAGACTGGAAATTTAAACCTCTTAGAAAAGGCTGTTCAGTATCTTGTAAGAATTTACACTTTTCTCGGGGACTTCAACCAGCTGGAACAACTCCTAAGGGAAGTGCAAAATTTCAAAACTCCAAGAGAGAAGGTCCTTACGGAAATTCAAATCTTCGAGACACTTGCTGTGTTCTCTACCAATCCGGCTAATTTATTCCAATCCATCGAAAAGAGGAGAAGAGAGGCGATGGATAAACATGATTTTACAAGCGAAATTGGTTTCAGCACCGACCTATACCTTTACAAACTAATAACAAAAGACAGTGTAGATATCGACTTAGAAAGATTACTGGAAGCAGCTAATAGTATAAAATTAATTAGAGTTTACATTGACCTTTTGCTTTTCGAGTTCCTCCTTGGTAGAAACAGCAAAAAATACGTACAACTTTTGAAAAACTTCGAAGGTAAATTTAATTTAAAGCAGAAACTTTTATGGGAGATAGGGTTAAATCTAATGGAGATTTCATCCAAGACAAAGGAAGATATCGAGAACAAAGTTAGCGAACTCGAGAAAAAATTCCAAGAGATAGAATCTAAATATGCTC
Encoded here:
- a CDS encoding adenylate/guanylate cyclase domain-containing protein codes for the protein MGIDNRSSVKPERRIVAVLFGDIKGFTSLSEFLDPEDLQELIDSIFRKFKEIIERNGGYLDKFIGDAVMAVFGAPVSYGDDARRAVITALAMQKHLEEVNTQRGTEVKMRIGINVGEVLWSSIAGEKPTVLGDTVNVAQRIEDIAEPGKVYVTDSVVSLTFQNFYFKDVGTFKVKGREEPVKVFEVVGEKPVESEFSIRGRFKTPFVGREAEILELEKWVLDKSSKPGVHFCEITGEAGIGKTRLCSEFKERITTILPKAKVSFFRCDPIKQQPLYALRKILEDILSAVVPYSWKTQETISEYLQKNHALSKIDADILGERISTFLNGKMQFSDELIKEFLASMQGLFEFLAKDVVNFIIFLDDCQFIDSESRYFLNECSKKITLGNIIVLCISRESLGYFPVDFKMELKGLGEDFVKKVCSTILQVPADSISEEFFSVMLEKTKGNPYFIEELIYFLRDKGLLEFNPLRIKEEQYEIPGSINGLLVSAVDNLSEPLKEILKVASVIGRHFWRGVLEVIVGKSIGEELNELEKNGFIISQGKSFIQGDFEYIFKNELLREAVYSLITKKERERLHSLVAQQLEKVEAKDEYMLFMIAYHYERFGDTSKAALYYETAGDLAFSKGFYSYALQCYKNLRETPKSVYKIAQCLEGLGDFESSLSLLNSHIGEIAEGDTLRLKYKILISSIYEKLSRFEEAFSYLEEAVNSDDPEISSYANYKKAWVYWRIGDYESARKYVNVSIEIIEKYGLSTWDALRTLGADFNLLGNIEQVCKNYERAIYYYEKAKSIFEELGELTARAKILINLSQIYLGLWKFDVAEDYLQEALSVIKNSGSRFLLAIVMHNLGRVYFNKRALEKAKNSYLEARRIFLDLKLPSYVAESTINLVNVYLELFDFEKGKELLDSVIVNYPSLHPSRVAILFFLNGILNYRLGRFKEAKESFLKSEEMYVKLNDSEKLFQIKVYCAVLECLMENCEAAKKYLKEAKELEGYSDFSLRKAESILYAAGVSYLCKGEVDYLDYESLCSLREYIEKDSQELRLLWLALYSILKGKIEPEASHLIWEEPLRVLIDFSEFPVFKDPRSRGYFFGMLKERGAYLLLEFLRKFN
- a CDS encoding phosphatase PAP2 family protein, which produces MRIFAELLLAFSLGSIDSSGLKIISEGLHAPVSDFVFQTFTSSGNGEVVMFGSMLYWAFWGDCQKPVMRSYVLGLGATSLLMQTIKYITNRERPDGVTNRSNSSFPSGHATTAFYVASFYSSMYPKYRVPLYLWATGVAISRVYLRRHWPTDVVAGALIGYAGGKIFYKIKDRF
- a CDS encoding GGDEF domain-containing protein, with protein sequence MEEIILKDPLTGLYHHNYFIIKMNEEISRAKRKGEPVSLLFIDMDFFKMINDNFGHQVGDEVLKQFAVNLKSIVRESDLLFRYGGDEFTIILPDVSMDEAIKIAERIKNQLENDGYGPSKNLKISLSVGISQFPIDATTPEELIKKADERSLISKRTGRGKIVFGNEVQEEIKSLSLSELRIIGREREINLISKALSDFSTTGKKFILILKGVKGVGFNKIIRGNLKTR
- a CDS encoding sulfite exporter TauE/SafE family protein, producing the protein MWVLWGILTGLIAGIVSGFFGVGGATVITPILIYFFKMSQHKAQGTSLAALLLPVGFLAFLQYYKTGNSDLKLGLTIAIGLFLGGLIGGILAQKTDPYYLRKAFAIFLILVGLQLFFKK
- a CDS encoding DUF167 domain-containing protein, which gives rise to MGVKIRVKVQPGAKEYGAKYSEGIYIIKVKKPPIEGQANEDLLGFISEKLGVNRSSVRILSGFRSKLKVIEILENLKEEEIQRRLL